From the genome of Falco cherrug isolate bFalChe1 chromosome 14, bFalChe1.pri, whole genome shotgun sequence, one region includes:
- the LOC102053774 gene encoding histamine H3 receptor-like → MGQDSPWLNPSGSPRAAGEGCAAGGQRGGPFGGATAALLAALMGLLVLATVLGNALVILAFVVDRSLRTQGNFFFLNLAIADLLVGGFCIPLYIPYVLTGEWRLGRGLCKLWLVVDYLVCTASVFNIVLISFDRFISVTKAVSYRAQKRMTRNAVLKMITVWIAAFLLYGPAILSWEHIAQKSILPEGECHAEFFHNWYFLMIASTIEFFTPFLTVAYFNLSIYLNIRKRTSLRNENLPPGQEDCEMSFQGEKREHTVFFVKPKRHKHEKRASSLSPPRKASRFNLHKLDNQSLNLNVNQDLPPLQVEVETKPHKNGFYKTTESICNATSGVDIANTMGSRFRLSRDKRVAKSLAIIVCVFGLCWAPYTLLMIIRAACHGHCVQHSLYETSFWLLWVNSAINPVLYPLCHMSFRKAFIKLLCPGKAKIHPHIFT, encoded by the exons ATGGGGCAGGACTCGCCGTGGCTCAACCCCTCGGGCAgcccgcgggcggcgggcgagggctgcgcggcgggcgggcagcgcggcgggccCTTCGGCGGCGCCACCGCCGCGCTGCTGGCGGCGCTCatggggctgctggtgctggccaCGGTGCTGGGCAATGCCCTGGTCATTCTGGCGTTCGTGGTGGACCGCAGCCTCCGCACGCAGGGCAACTTCTTCTTCCTCAACCTGGCCATCGCCGACCTGCTGGTGG GCGGCTTCTGCATCCCCCTCTACATCCCCTACGTGCTGACGGGCGAGTGGAGGCTCGGCAGGGGCTTGTGTAAGCTGTGGCTGGTGGTAGACTACCTGGTGTGCACTGCCTCCGTCTTCAACATCGTCCTGATCAGCTTCGACAGGTTCATCTCTGTCACCAAAGCG gTCAGTTACAGGGCTCAGAAAAGGATGACCAGAAATGCAGTATTGAAGATGATCACTGTATggattgctgcttttcttctctatgGTCCAGCCATTCTCAGCTGGGAGCACATTGCCCAAAAGAGCATCCTCCCTGAAGGAGAATGTCATGCAGAATTCTTCCACAACTGGTATTTCCTAATGATTGCCTCTACGATTGAATTCTTTACACCTTTCCTCACTGTTGCATACTTTAACTTAAGTATTTACCTCAACATCAGGAAACGCACATCcctcagaaatgaaaacttgcCACCTGGTCAAGAGGACTGTGAAATGAGtttccagggggaaaaaagagaacacactgtattttttgtaaaacCTAAGAGACACAAACATGAGAAGAGAGCAAGCAGCCTTTCTCCCCCCAGAAAGGCTTCGAGGTTCAACCTACATAAGCTTGACAATCAGTCATTAAATTTGAATGTCAATCAAGACCTTCCACCACTTCAGGTGGAAGTCGAGACCAAGCCCCATAAGAATGGTTTCTACAAAACTACAGAAAGCATATGCAATGCCACTAGCGGAGTGGACATTGCTAACACTATGGGAAGTAGATTTAGACTTTCCCGGGATAAGAGAGTAGCAAAGTCTTTAGCAATTATTGtctgtgtgtttggtttgtgttgggCCCCATATACACTTCTGATGATCATCCGAGCAGCCTGCCATGGGCACTGTGTGCAGCACTCACTCTATGAGACTTCATTTTGGCTTCTGTGGGTGAATTCAGCCATTAACCCTGTTCTATACCCACTGTGTCACATGAGCTTTAGAAAGGCCTTTATAAAACTCCTGTGTCCAGGAAAAGCCAAAATTCATCCTcatatttttacatga